A DNA window from Armatimonadota bacterium contains the following coding sequences:
- a CDS encoding PEP-CTERM sorting domain-containing protein, producing the protein MNDNREIVGGYRLGSTTYYNTLYTPVPEPSEFAVMGVGIVGLLLARRRKKG; encoded by the coding sequence ATCAACGATAACCGAGAGATCGTGGGCGGATACAGGCTCGGTTCCACTACGTATTACAACACTCTCTACACCCCAGTCCCAGAACCTTCCGAGTTCGCGGTGATGGGTGTTGGGATCGTCGGTCTGCTCCTGGCCCGAAGAAGAAAGAAGGGCTGA